In the Ruminococcus sp. OA3 genome, one interval contains:
- a CDS encoding LytTR family DNA-binding domain-containing protein, whose translation MLKLAVCDDERVFRNDLKRIVRTELDLCGIDHDISEFTCGEELLDSLEHSDFQIIFLDVEMKELDGIETARRIRKYNKQSEIIFVTSHPDFVFQGYEVRALNYIIKPYEQSKIVSVLHTALESLDLSLEKYYVIEQRSGSIRLPLSSVTYFVSDKRIIHAVTSEKSYDFYQKLNDVELQLGGGFVRIHNRYLVNLKYLQEIKGNTAVVAGEILPVSRTCKQALSIAFAKYMLHQEDMSC comes from the coding sequence ATGTTGAAATTGGCTGTCTGTGATGATGAAAGAGTGTTTAGAAATGATCTGAAAAGAATCGTTCGTACAGAGCTTGATCTGTGCGGTATCGATCATGATATTTCAGAATTCACCTGCGGTGAAGAGCTGCTCGATTCTCTGGAGCATTCAGACTTTCAGATTATATTTTTAGATGTAGAAATGAAGGAACTGGATGGTATAGAAACTGCCAGAAGAATACGAAAGTATAATAAGCAGTCAGAAATCATATTCGTGACTTCCCACCCGGATTTCGTGTTTCAGGGCTATGAAGTACGTGCCCTGAATTACATCATAAAGCCTTACGAGCAGAGTAAAATCGTTTCAGTACTGCATACAGCACTGGAATCACTGGATCTTTCACTCGAAAAATATTACGTCATTGAACAGCGCAGCGGCAGTATCCGTCTACCGCTCTCTTCTGTAACATATTTTGTCAGTGACAAACGCATCATCCATGCCGTTACATCAGAAAAAAGTTATGACTTTTATCAAAAGCTAAACGATGTGGAACTTCAGCTTGGAGGCGGCTTTGTCCGCATACACAACCGGTACCTGGTCAACCTGAAATACCTGCAGGAAATAAAGGGAAACACCGCGGTCGTAGCCGGGGAAATTCTGCCCGTCAGCCGAACCTGTAAGCAGGCTCTTTCCATCGCTTTTGCAAAATATATGCTGCACCAGGAGGATATGTCATGCTGA
- a CDS encoding ABC transporter ATP-binding protein, giving the protein MLKVEHLCKSYQTGKETYEVLKDVSFEVGESEFVAVMGPSGSGKTTLLNCISCFIPFEEGTISLRDDALSKLNEKEIAKVRNDKLGFVFQDFMLLDGLTVFENVCVPKSIRKEPYEKMEEKAGKLLEMFGIRDIAGKYPAEISGGQKQRTAVARALMNDPLLILADEPTGNLDSRSGEAVIRAFLDAQKKLGATIFMVTHDSFSASYCDRVIVMKDGHIYRELLNKGDRRMFMEELLGVLRELNGGE; this is encoded by the coding sequence ATGTTAAAAGTAGAGCATCTGTGTAAGAGCTATCAGACGGGAAAAGAAACCTATGAAGTGTTAAAGGATGTATCATTTGAAGTTGGTGAGAGCGAGTTTGTTGCGGTGATGGGACCTTCCGGTTCTGGGAAAACCACACTTTTAAACTGCATTTCATGTTTTATCCCTTTTGAAGAGGGGACGATCAGCCTGAGAGATGACGCCCTGTCAAAATTGAACGAGAAGGAAATTGCGAAGGTTCGAAATGACAAACTGGGTTTTGTTTTCCAGGACTTTATGCTGTTGGACGGTCTGACAGTATTTGAAAATGTTTGCGTACCGAAATCCATCAGAAAAGAGCCGTATGAAAAAATGGAAGAAAAGGCCGGAAAGCTTCTGGAGATGTTTGGGATCAGGGATATAGCCGGCAAGTATCCGGCTGAGATTTCGGGCGGTCAAAAGCAGAGGACTGCAGTTGCCAGGGCATTGATGAATGATCCGCTTTTAATCCTTGCAGACGAACCTACAGGTAATCTGGACAGCCGTTCCGGCGAGGCGGTCATCAGGGCGTTTCTGGATGCGCAGAAGAAACTTGGCGCCACCATATTCATGGTAACCCATGACAGCTTTTCTGCGAGTTACTGTGACCGTGTGATCGTGATGAAAGACGGCCATATCTACAGGGAACTGTTAAACAAAGGCGACAGGCGGATGTTTATGGAGGAACTGCTTGGCGTATTAAGGGAGCTGAATGGAGGTGAGTGA
- a CDS encoding FtsX-like permease family protein, whose protein sequence is MTLGTIWSMLRKRNKGDYRQFEFCMTFSVLLMTSLLMMICSPLVQNSLPAGGDSGKQAYLICGIAVVGCFIFSAYAARLFLRYKSREIGIFMALGAQRNVLSKALTLELGKIIGMCTAAGIVLGAVIALIVGKVMEILTADVREAGFKFTVSGLLLSVLYAAFLFLIIQFLARRAMKRTNVIDVINEQRKQEPMKKSVSKKYVISGVILTAAGLFGAIFLEQIAVYAFGTWLGGWTNACYLLIVLGVYRMLVYAVSSHKKGKNPQKYYDNLIGYGMVRFQGASVVKNMLVITLLIFGALYAISYIPSNLGAGSELEDDFSYRYLNDADEMTESEVMQLAEDYGISVENYREGEFIRVAGSGTERDMGDDKKLLEIYYDEYAEYDCTSASEYEKMTGTKLHIPEGGYYQIEGRGAYENIWYHFGDMDKLYNRNEERFLPMQYLGNVTYHALVIGSDNGMDQGSRFVLNDGDFARLKRGLPREKRETQVLFKTSGEVKKMADFSKAFYQSFVEGMSGDMNVMGYYNSMEEKRRESDYIDMMGEAVVDPENPLKETDWQYDPLMSPLVKQQTIMALANRLLLFGYVFLICFAAVGIIGFTRSQSTGITNAQIFEDIKRLGADRVYRIHLMKHQIQKVFVLPTAVGIVLLLIYEAMMLYTNDKQFSVQDIKLMFILAGLGLTAALYQYLIYRVSVKKVCALLKLN, encoded by the coding sequence ATGACGCTTGGGACAATATGGAGCATGCTCAGAAAAAGAAACAAGGGGGATTACCGTCAGTTTGAGTTCTGTATGACCTTCTCAGTACTGCTGATGACCTCTCTTCTGATGATGATATGCTCTCCGCTGGTCCAGAACTCTCTGCCGGCAGGAGGAGACAGTGGAAAACAGGCATATCTTATCTGCGGTATCGCTGTTGTGGGCTGCTTTATCTTTTCAGCATATGCGGCGAGGCTGTTTCTTCGCTATAAGAGCCGGGAAATCGGAATCTTCATGGCACTGGGCGCCCAAAGAAATGTGCTGTCGAAAGCATTAACACTGGAACTGGGGAAGATCATTGGAATGTGCACGGCGGCAGGTATTGTGCTGGGGGCTGTGATTGCGCTTATCGTCGGTAAGGTGATGGAGATACTGACAGCCGATGTCCGGGAGGCGGGATTTAAATTTACAGTTTCCGGCTTACTGCTCTCTGTTTTGTATGCGGCGTTTCTGTTCCTGATCATTCAGTTTCTGGCACGGCGGGCGATGAAGAGAACAAATGTGATAGATGTTATCAACGAACAGAGAAAACAGGAGCCGATGAAAAAGTCGGTATCAAAAAAGTATGTGATCAGCGGGGTTATTCTGACAGCAGCCGGCCTTTTCGGAGCCATTTTTTTGGAACAGATAGCGGTGTATGCTTTTGGGACATGGCTGGGAGGCTGGACAAATGCATGTTATCTGCTGATTGTGCTGGGGGTATATCGGATGCTGGTATATGCGGTATCCAGCCATAAAAAAGGGAAAAATCCACAAAAGTACTATGATAATCTGATCGGCTACGGAATGGTAAGATTCCAGGGCGCATCAGTCGTAAAAAACATGCTGGTCATTACGCTTCTGATCTTTGGCGCATTATATGCGATCTCTTATATCCCGTCCAATCTGGGAGCGGGGAGCGAACTGGAAGATGATTTCTCTTACCGGTACTTAAATGATGCGGATGAGATGACAGAATCTGAAGTGATGCAGCTGGCAGAAGATTATGGGATATCGGTGGAGAATTACCGGGAAGGTGAATTTATCCGGGTCGCAGGCAGCGGTACAGAGCGGGATATGGGGGACGACAAAAAGCTGCTGGAAATTTATTATGATGAATATGCAGAGTATGACTGCACCAGTGCTTCGGAGTATGAGAAGATGACGGGAACGAAGCTCCATATTCCTGAGGGTGGATATTATCAAATTGAGGGCCGAGGAGCATATGAAAATATCTGGTATCATTTTGGTGATATGGATAAGCTGTATAACCGAAATGAAGAACGGTTTTTACCTATGCAGTATCTGGGAAACGTCACGTATCATGCTCTTGTCATTGGTTCAGACAATGGTATGGACCAGGGAAGCCGCTTTGTATTAAATGACGGAGATTTCGCACGGTTGAAACGCGGTCTTCCCAGGGAAAAACGGGAGACTCAGGTTCTGTTTAAAACGAGCGGGGAAGTAAAGAAGATGGCAGATTTCTCAAAAGCGTTTTATCAATCTTTTGTGGAGGGGATGTCCGGAGATATGAATGTAATGGGGTACTATAACTCCATGGAGGAAAAGAGACGCGAAAGTGATTATATTGATATGATGGGAGAGGCCGTGGTGGATCCGGAGAATCCTTTGAAAGAAACCGACTGGCAATATGATCCGCTTATGAGTCCGCTTGTAAAACAGCAGACGATCATGGCACTGGCAAACAGGCTGCTGTTGTTTGGATATGTCTTCCTGATATGTTTTGCAGCTGTGGGAATTATAGGATTTACGAGGAGTCAGAGCACGGGAATCACCAATGCACAGATATTTGAGGATATCAAGCGGTTGGGAGCAGACAGAGTCTACAGAATCCATCTGATGAAGCATCAGATTCAGAAAGTATTTGTGCTTCCCACGGCAGTGGGCATCGTCCTGCTGCTGATATATGAAGCGATGATGCTCTATACAAATGATAAGCAATTTTCGGTTCAGGATATAAAGCTCATGTTTATCCTGGCTGGACTCGGTCTGACGGCAGCACTGTACCAATATCTGATATACAGGGTGTCAGTGAAAAAAGTATGCGCACTGCTCAAATTAAACTGA